From Rhodothermales bacterium, one genomic window encodes:
- a CDS encoding TolC family protein, whose amino-acid sequence MSFRFFAFVRQRAGLIAGLALMVFGFVDPAGAQGADTLTLSLGEAARMAAENTLDVKAAAYRVDQRIARFDQARAGLYPRVSAEIGETARTFNTASFGLSFPSVADQPPLFDPDGEVHGPVYLLDVRARLQADLINVARWRRIEEANTGIETARSAAALVAEESAVRAAVVYVAAAEAVALRRARETDRANAEEGLHVARRQLEAGVALALDVTRAEVRLATVNAQLVAAANNERQTRLDLQRALGLPAEATFAFRLTENAMAALPADTVAGFDTALARRADLAAARQHETAINASIASIKAERYPSLRVVADEGLIGLRPAALLNTYDLGISLVVPVFDGFNVRHRIEEQQAALREAQTNREELQDAIRFALRKAQFTVANAEDQLMAAQIRLNLAEQEIHQAQRQFETGIASNADLIAASLGLGDARTQLVAAQTNLETAHLRLAVIQGTLTDLP is encoded by the coding sequence ATGAGCTTTCGATTCTTCGCTTTCGTTCGGCAGCGCGCCGGCCTGATCGCCGGCCTGGCCCTCATGGTGTTTGGCTTCGTCGACCCGGCGGGCGCGCAGGGAGCCGACACCCTGACGTTGAGCCTCGGCGAGGCCGCCCGGATGGCGGCCGAGAACACCCTCGACGTCAAGGCGGCGGCGTATCGCGTCGACCAGCGCATCGCGCGGTTCGATCAGGCCCGCGCCGGCCTGTATCCGCGCGTGTCGGCCGAGATCGGGGAGACAGCGCGGACCTTCAACACCGCCTCCTTCGGCCTCAGCTTTCCCTCCGTCGCCGACCAGCCCCCGCTGTTCGACCCCGACGGTGAGGTCCACGGCCCGGTCTACCTCCTTGACGTGCGCGCGAGGCTCCAGGCGGATCTGATCAACGTCGCCCGGTGGCGCCGGATCGAGGAAGCGAATACGGGGATCGAAACGGCGCGCAGCGCCGCCGCGCTCGTCGCCGAAGAATCCGCTGTCCGGGCCGCCGTGGTCTATGTCGCGGCGGCGGAGGCCGTAGCGCTCCGCCGCGCCCGCGAAACGGACCGGGCGAATGCGGAGGAAGGGCTTCACGTGGCCCGGCGGCAGCTCGAGGCAGGTGTCGCGCTGGCGCTGGACGTTACGCGCGCCGAAGTGCGGCTCGCCACGGTCAACGCCCAGCTCGTGGCCGCGGCCAACAACGAGCGGCAGACCCGGCTGGATCTCCAGCGGGCGCTCGGCCTGCCGGCGGAGGCGACGTTCGCCTTCCGGCTGACGGAAAACGCGATGGCGGCGCTGCCGGCGGACACGGTGGCCGGGTTCGACACCGCCCTCGCCAGACGGGCCGATCTGGCGGCTGCCCGACAACATGAAACGGCGATCAACGCCTCGATCGCCTCCATCAAGGCCGAGCGGTACCCGTCGCTCCGCGTCGTCGCCGACGAAGGCCTGATCGGCCTCCGGCCGGCCGCCCTGCTGAACACGTACGACCTGGGCATCTCGCTGGTGGTGCCCGTCTTCGACGGCTTTAACGTCCGCCATCGTATCGAGGAGCAGCAGGCGGCGCTGCGCGAAGCACAAACGAACCGGGAAGAGCTGCAGGACGCCATCCGATTTGCCCTCCGCAAGGCCCAGTTCACCGTCGCGAACGCCGAGGACCAGCTCATGGCGGCGCAGATCCGGCTGAACCTCGCCGAACAGGAAATCCACCAGGCCCAGCGCCAGTTCGAAACGGGGATCGCCAGCAACGCCGACCTCATCGCCGCCTCGCTGGGGCTGGGGGACGCCCGTACGCAACTCGTGGCCGCACAGACGAACCTGGAAACGGCGCACCTGCGCCTCGCCGTCATCCAGGGCACGCTTACCGACTTACCCTGA
- a CDS encoding TetR/AcrR family transcriptional regulator, producing MEPAPRTRRRRPNDRPDEILDAALCEFGACGLAGARVSDIAARAGVAKGTIYLYFKTKSDLVRGVVLRTVEEAVASLREAAVGDTPRDRLVALLPALWAFFCSAQFHTVSRLIYAELNDYPDLTQFYSQEIAGKISSVIAGLIDEGVKEGQFRTLDPGVAARMLLALCVKHAMWLSRPDLYLHLASQPPSSVLDDIQEFFFAAIERT from the coding sequence ATGGAACCCGCACCGCGAACACGCCGCCGCCGGCCCAACGATCGCCCGGACGAGATTCTCGATGCAGCGTTGTGCGAGTTCGGCGCGTGCGGGCTCGCCGGCGCCCGCGTTTCGGACATCGCGGCGAGGGCCGGGGTGGCGAAGGGAACGATTTACCTGTACTTCAAGACGAAGAGCGATCTGGTGCGCGGCGTCGTCCTGCGGACCGTCGAAGAGGCCGTCGCATCGCTCCGGGAAGCGGCGGTGGGCGACACCCCGCGGGACCGGCTCGTAGCCCTCCTGCCCGCGCTCTGGGCGTTCTTCTGTTCGGCACAATTCCACACCGTCAGCCGGCTGATCTACGCCGAACTGAACGATTACCCGGATCTGACACAGTTCTACAGCCAGGAAATCGCCGGAAAGATCTCTTCGGTCATCGCCGGCCTCATCGACGAGGGGGTGAAGGAAGGGCAGTTCAGGACGCTCGACCCGGGCGTGGCGGCCCGGATGCTGCTCGCCCTCTGCGTCAAGCACGCGATGTGGCTGAGCCGTCCAGACCTGTACCTGCACCTGGCCAGCCAGCCACCCTCCAGCGTCCTCGACGACATCCAGGAATTCTTTTTCGCGGCAATAGAGCGCACATGA
- a CDS encoding HPF/RaiA family ribosome-associated protein, with amino-acid sequence MGITIQTVGMRLTENLRTYATEKIEDTLRFFGKTNPETIRIDLLLSRHEEKGQIFRAKANITVPGDHFFLEEEADDINVAVSRLKQSITKRARRWRERLMDRHQKTTT; translated from the coding sequence ATGGGCATCACGATTCAGACGGTCGGCATGCGACTGACCGAGAACCTGCGTACGTACGCCACCGAGAAGATAGAGGATACCCTCCGGTTCTTTGGCAAAACCAACCCGGAGACGATTCGGATCGACCTGCTCCTTTCCCGGCACGAGGAAAAAGGGCAGATCTTCCGCGCCAAAGCCAACATTACGGTACCTGGAGATCACTTTTTCCTCGAAGAAGAAGCCGATGACATCAATGTCGCGGTATCCCGTCTCAAACAATCGATCACCAAACGCGCCAGACGATGGCGCGAACGGCTGATGGATCGCCACCAGAAGACGACGACCTGA
- a CDS encoding Crp/Fnr family transcriptional regulator yields MHGPTDESVPLDALLVERFPFLKDAADGLLDALVSQGIRKRLAPGDFICLEGNQCTFLPFVLEGRARVYKASDAGREITLYRIEAGESCVLTASCILNRIAFPAFAIAETSVEGFLVPAPVFRSWIDEYSAWRMFVFDLFAQRLSSIINVVEEVVFRRLDARLATFLTEAGEDRVAMTHEAIATELGSSREVVSRLLKEFQLDGLVELERGVIHLADRQGLRRRAQKM; encoded by the coding sequence ATGCACGGACCAACCGATGAATCCGTTCCCCTCGACGCCCTGCTCGTCGAGCGATTTCCTTTTCTGAAGGATGCCGCCGACGGACTGCTGGATGCCCTGGTGAGCCAGGGCATTCGAAAACGGCTCGCCCCCGGTGATTTTATCTGTCTCGAGGGGAATCAATGCACGTTTCTGCCGTTCGTGCTCGAAGGGCGCGCGCGGGTATACAAGGCCAGCGACGCCGGCCGCGAAATTACCTTGTACCGCATCGAGGCCGGCGAGAGCTGCGTCCTGACCGCGTCGTGCATCCTGAACCGGATCGCGTTCCCGGCTTTTGCGATCGCCGAGACGTCCGTCGAGGGATTTCTCGTGCCAGCCCCGGTCTTTCGTTCGTGGATCGACGAATACAGCGCGTGGCGCATGTTCGTTTTCGACCTGTTCGCCCAGCGGTTGTCGAGCATCATCAATGTCGTGGAGGAGGTGGTCTTCCGCCGGCTCGATGCCCGCCTGGCCACTTTTCTCACAGAGGCCGGCGAGGACCGGGTGGCGATGACGCACGAAGCGATCGCCACGGAACTCGGCAGCTCGCGCGAGGTGGTCAGCCGGCTGCTCAAGGAGTTTCAGCTGGACGGGCTGGTCGAGCTCGAACGGGGCGTCATCCATCTGGCGGATCGGCAGGGATTGCGCCGGCGCGCGCAAAAAATGTAG
- a CDS encoding DUF2892 domain-containing protein, with product MKKNMGTIDRAVRVVVAVVIGILYFTNQITGTPAIILGILAIVFLLTSLVSTCPLYLPFGLSTRGKEVA from the coding sequence ATGAAAAAGAATATGGGAACCATCGATCGTGCCGTCCGGGTCGTCGTGGCCGTCGTCATCGGCATTCTGTACTTCACGAACCAGATCACCGGCACCCCGGCGATCATTCTGGGCATCCTGGCCATCGTTTTTCTGCTGACGAGCCTGGTCAGCACGTGCCCGCTTTATCTGCCCTTCGGATTGTCGACCCGCGGCAAGGAAGTAGCCTGA
- a CDS encoding sterol desaturase family protein: protein MQHYLDLIAEGYAGYARYLWYEITHPHWTNYFYWLIGVSAVFFLVEIVRPWRKDQARFRKDFWLDFFYMFFNFFFFSLIVYNAASQLFVELFNDALGLFGIRNIVAIHLDSWPVWGQLFTLFVVRDFIQWNVHRLLHSVPWLWEFHKVHHSVEEMGFAAHLRFHWMENVVYRVIEYIPLGMIGFGIDDFFVVHIFTLVVGHFNHSNFKLRLGPLKYILNNPQMHIWHHARVWPEAHATGVNFGLTLSVWDYLFKTDYIPHDGRDIELGFEGLESFPKTFVSQNLHGLPLRRTGKKR from the coding sequence ATGCAACATTATCTGGATCTTATCGCGGAGGGGTACGCCGGCTACGCGCGCTACCTCTGGTATGAAATCACCCATCCGCACTGGACGAACTACTTCTACTGGCTGATCGGCGTGTCGGCCGTGTTTTTTCTGGTGGAGATCGTGCGCCCCTGGCGGAAGGATCAGGCCCGTTTCCGGAAGGATTTCTGGCTCGATTTCTTCTACATGTTCTTTAATTTTTTCTTCTTTTCGCTGATCGTCTACAACGCCGCTTCCCAGCTGTTCGTCGAGCTCTTCAACGATGCGCTGGGGCTCTTCGGGATCCGGAATATCGTGGCGATCCACCTGGATAGCTGGCCTGTATGGGGTCAGTTGTTCACCCTGTTCGTCGTGCGCGATTTCATCCAGTGGAACGTGCACCGCCTGCTGCACAGCGTCCCGTGGCTCTGGGAATTCCACAAGGTGCACCATTCCGTGGAGGAGATGGGCTTCGCGGCGCATCTTCGGTTTCACTGGATGGAGAACGTGGTGTACCGGGTGATCGAGTACATCCCGCTGGGCATGATCGGGTTCGGGATCGACGACTTCTTCGTGGTGCACATCTTCACGCTGGTCGTCGGGCATTTTAATCATTCCAACTTCAAGCTGAGGCTGGGGCCGCTGAAGTATATTCTGAACAACCCGCAGATGCACATCTGGCACCACGCGCGGGTCTGGCCGGAGGCGCACGCCACCGGCGTCAATTTCGGCTTGACTCTCAGTGTCTGGGACTATTTATTTAAAACGGACTACATCCCCCATGACGGGAGAGACATCGAGCTAGGATTCGAAGGACTGGAGTCCTTCCCCAAAACATTCGTCTCTCAAAATCTGCACGGCCTCCCGTTGCGACGCACCGGCAAGAAACGCTAG
- a CDS encoding rhodanese-like domain-containing protein: MLTLALLCAGLALVIYWRGTALTVTPAMLDGALRSESSPTLIDVRTGYEYARGHIPNAISIPLHVLLTRYDELAIAPDKPVVVYCGHGPRACIASFVLQLVGFEQVYVLKGQITGWRDAGLPLSS, encoded by the coding sequence GTGCTAACGCTTGCCCTGCTATGTGCTGGCCTCGCGCTGGTCATCTACTGGCGCGGTACGGCCCTCACGGTCACGCCGGCCATGCTCGACGGGGCGCTCCGCTCGGAGTCGTCCCCGACGCTCATCGATGTGCGCACCGGGTACGAGTACGCCCGCGGGCACATCCCCAACGCCATCAGCATCCCCCTCCACGTCCTGCTCACCCGGTACGACGAACTGGCGATCGCGCCGGACAAGCCGGTGGTCGTCTATTGCGGCCACGGCCCCCGCGCGTGCATCGCGTCGTTCGTGCTCCAGTTGGTCGGGTTCGAGCAGGTGTACGTGCTGAAGGGACAGATCACGGGATGGCGCGACGCCGGCCTGCCGCTGTCGAGTTGA
- a CDS encoding cysteine synthase family protein → MSALPDHTTDVIAPVSAATSLLTCTQLPPISHIGNTPLIRLRKVTEGLPERVAVYAKAEHLNPSGSVKDRTALQIIVEAIRSGELHPGKTLIDSTSGNTGISYAMIGAALGIPVEIAMPENASEERKQTLQSYGARLTLTDPALGSDGAQCYVRDKLAEDADGYFYADQYNNDANWRAHYAGTGHEIIEQTHGRVTHFVAGVGTTGTFVGATRRLKAYNSAIVCSALQPDNPHHVLKGLRHMETALVPGIYDASLSDLDLRCSNDEAFEMTRRLAREEGLLVGISAGANVAASIKLAQQLTEGTVVTILCDSGNRYLSQSFWV, encoded by the coding sequence ATGTCTGCTTTGCCTGATCACACCACGGACGTCATCGCCCCGGTGTCGGCTGCAACGTCGTTGCTGACGTGCACGCAACTTCCCCCCATCTCCCATATCGGTAATACACCGCTCATCCGGTTGCGCAAAGTGACCGAAGGGCTGCCGGAGCGCGTGGCGGTCTACGCCAAAGCCGAACACCTCAACCCGAGCGGGTCCGTCAAGGATCGCACGGCGCTGCAGATCATCGTCGAGGCCATCCGCTCGGGCGAGTTGCACCCGGGCAAGACGCTCATCGATTCGACCAGCGGCAACACCGGCATCTCCTATGCGATGATCGGCGCCGCGCTCGGCATCCCGGTCGAAATCGCCATGCCGGAGAACGCCTCGGAAGAACGCAAGCAAACGCTCCAGTCGTACGGCGCCCGGCTCACCCTCACGGATCCGGCGCTGGGTTCGGACGGCGCGCAATGTTACGTGCGGGACAAGCTGGCCGAGGATGCGGATGGGTATTTTTATGCGGACCAGTACAACAACGACGCCAACTGGCGCGCGCACTACGCCGGCACCGGGCACGAGATCATCGAACAAACCCACGGCCGGGTGACGCATTTTGTCGCCGGCGTCGGGACGACGGGCACCTTCGTGGGCGCCACGCGGCGGCTCAAGGCGTATAACAGCGCCATCGTGTGCTCCGCCCTGCAGCCGGACAATCCGCATCACGTGCTGAAAGGCCTGCGCCACATGGAAACGGCCCTCGTGCCCGGCATCTACGACGCGAGCCTCTCCGATCTGGACCTGCGGTGCAGCAACGATGAGGCGTTCGAGATGACGCGCCGGCTGGCGCGCGAGGAAGGGCTCCTCGTCGGGATCTCGGCCGGCGCCAACGTGGCGGCCTCGATCAAGCTCGCCCAGCAGTTGACCGAAGGCACGGTAGTGACCATCCTGTGCGACAGCGGCAACCGCTACCTCAGCCAGTCCTTCTGGGTATAG
- a CDS encoding lysophospholipid acyltransferase family protein yields MLDRLFTFLFFIYFIVTAVTCVLIAVVIRIVTQPFDPRLIVLHKFASFWASLYIWGMPAWKVVVVGREKIDQKATYVIVSNHQSLIDILAGYMIYTHFKWVAKAELFKVPFVGWNMMLNRHVKLKRGDRQGIVDMMKAAGAHLEQGSSVYIFPEGTRSTTGEMQPFKSGAFALAKRAQVAILPVAIIGSKDALPKGRLSISGRHIIYVRVLNPIPYETFADEDVKTLTERVHDLIEAAVRAG; encoded by the coding sequence ATGCTCGACCGCCTGTTCACATTCCTGTTTTTTATCTATTTCATCGTGACGGCCGTCACCTGCGTCCTCATCGCGGTCGTGATCCGCATCGTGACGCAGCCCTTCGACCCGCGCCTGATCGTCCTGCACAAGTTCGCGTCCTTCTGGGCATCCCTCTACATCTGGGGCATGCCGGCGTGGAAGGTCGTCGTCGTCGGGCGCGAGAAGATCGACCAGAAAGCCACCTACGTCATCGTGTCGAATCACCAGTCGCTGATCGACATCCTCGCGGGCTATATGATCTACACCCATTTCAAATGGGTCGCCAAGGCCGAACTCTTCAAGGTCCCGTTCGTGGGGTGGAACATGATGCTCAATCGCCACGTGAAGCTGAAACGGGGCGACCGCCAGGGCATCGTGGACATGATGAAGGCCGCCGGCGCGCATCTGGAGCAGGGCAGCAGCGTGTACATCTTTCCGGAAGGGACGCGTTCGACCACCGGCGAGATGCAGCCGTTCAAATCGGGAGCGTTCGCCCTCGCCAAACGGGCGCAGGTCGCCATCCTGCCCGTCGCCATCATCGGCAGCAAGGATGCGCTCCCCAAAGGGCGCCTCTCCATCAGCGGACGGCACATCATCTACGTGCGGGTGCTCAACCCCATTCCGTACGAGACATTCGCCGACGAGGACGTCAAGACGCTCACCGAGCGGGTGCACGACCTCATCGAAGCCGCCGTGCGGGCCGGCTGA
- a CDS encoding ACP S-malonyltransferase, with translation MAAYEPQIMFTFPGQGSQYVGMGSDLCERYETARALYRQANEILGFDITRLSFEGPDEELTRTRHTQPALLTHAIACMEVFRELTDGAFAPAVAAGHSLGEYSALVASGALTFEQALLLVQKRGELMGEYGRGKMVAFKLELDTVRGFADRFYCGIGGCNLPEQTVVGGTEEDLEALQTYAESLGVKGIPLNTEGAFHTYLMITAAEAFRPALNAADIKSPACRVLSNYTGEYHEEDPSKIKAYLFFQLFNPVKWIWSVQRAITDGVNIVFEFGGGIGKGDGPASKRPNLQSITKRAFQGVDRHGLYFPAINVETIEDAARSMQRLALLEAPQPAGDAVLHLPLRNGVPTDEAYKALTAGARAVDNRSIALQLESAEENAAEVAKLAASDAPAKPEPYLTVGGDAAPLLGKPMIQALQDRVD, from the coding sequence ATGGCTGCTTACGAACCCCAGATCATGTTTACGTTTCCCGGACAGGGCTCGCAATATGTGGGCATGGGAAGCGATCTCTGCGAACGGTACGAGACGGCCCGCGCCCTCTATCGCCAGGCCAACGAGATCCTCGGCTTCGATATCACGCGCCTTTCGTTCGAGGGGCCCGACGAAGAGCTGACGCGCACCCGCCACACGCAGCCGGCGTTGCTGACGCACGCCATCGCCTGCATGGAGGTGTTTCGGGAGTTGACGGACGGCGCGTTCGCCCCCGCCGTCGCGGCCGGCCACAGCCTCGGCGAATATTCGGCGCTCGTCGCCTCGGGCGCGCTGACGTTCGAGCAGGCGCTCCTTCTCGTCCAGAAACGGGGCGAGCTCATGGGCGAATACGGCCGAGGCAAAATGGTGGCCTTCAAACTGGAACTCGATACCGTACGCGGCTTCGCGGACCGGTTTTATTGCGGCATCGGCGGGTGCAACCTGCCCGAGCAAACCGTCGTGGGAGGGACCGAGGAAGACCTGGAGGCGCTGCAAACCTATGCCGAGAGCCTCGGCGTGAAGGGCATCCCCCTCAACACGGAAGGCGCGTTCCATACGTACCTGATGATCACGGCCGCCGAGGCGTTCCGGCCAGCGCTCAACGCGGCGGACATCAAGTCGCCGGCGTGCCGCGTGTTGTCCAACTACACGGGCGAATACCACGAGGAAGACCCGTCCAAGATCAAGGCGTACCTGTTTTTCCAGCTCTTCAACCCGGTCAAGTGGATCTGGAGCGTCCAGCGCGCCATCACCGACGGCGTCAACATCGTATTCGAGTTCGGCGGCGGCATCGGAAAGGGGGATGGGCCGGCCAGCAAACGCCCCAACCTGCAGAGCATCACCAAACGGGCGTTCCAGGGGGTCGACCGGCACGGGCTCTATTTCCCGGCCATCAACGTGGAAACCATCGAGGACGCGGCCCGGTCGATGCAGCGGCTCGCCCTGCTCGAAGCGCCGCAGCCCGCCGGCGACGCCGTGCTCCACCTCCCGCTCCGCAACGGGGTACCGACCGACGAGGCCTACAAGGCGCTGACCGCGGGCGCGAGGGCGGTCGACAACCGCTCCATCGCCCTGCAGCTCGAATCGGCCGAGGAAAACGCAGCGGAAGTCGCGAAACTGGCCGCGAGCGATGCGCCGGCCAAACCCGAACCCTACCTCACCGTCGGCGGTGACGCCGCCCCTCTGCTCGGCAAACCGATGATCCAGGCACTGCAAGACCGTGTTGACTGA
- a CDS encoding Gfo/Idh/MocA family oxidoreductase: MKKSSPSESLNRRDFVKTTTAASTGLLLAGRPLGPGLVGLRKKVRYANVGTGSRSQMYQRAVFQTYAEHAEMVGLADPNEGRVRQAAARGKQATGKDIPTFHATDFDRMIEQTRPDVVIVTTVDGFHHEYVIRAMELGCDVITEKPMTIDAAKCQQIIDTQQRTGKKCTVTFNYRYSPPRTQVKDILMSGAIGDLLSVDFHWLLNTFHGADYFRRWHSNKRFSGGLMVHKATHHFDLVNWWLSAIPVSVMAKGKRDFYTPEMAQRIGLQSYHERCHTCPEKNACAFEMDLSANPGLKALYLDNEQYDGYYRDKCVFRPDINIEDTMVVSVEYDNSVQMSYSLNAFNAWEGYTINFNGTKGRLEHQVVEAIYVNGTDTVQGGIAEGGVTTRVVPLRGAPVEHEPWTGEGGHGGGDDVMLDDIFLPEKKMDKYKRAADQRAGAYSILTGIAANTSFQTKSDVVISDLVKNIGYPDYPQMPSHVAPLPMPGKRS; the protein is encoded by the coding sequence ATGAAGAAATCTTCCCCATCGGAATCGCTGAATCGACGCGACTTTGTAAAGACGACCACAGCCGCAAGCACGGGGCTGCTCCTGGCCGGCCGGCCGTTAGGGCCCGGTCTCGTAGGCCTGCGCAAAAAAGTCCGCTATGCCAACGTAGGCACCGGCTCCCGCTCCCAGATGTACCAGCGCGCCGTGTTTCAGACCTATGCCGAACACGCCGAAATGGTGGGCCTCGCCGACCCGAACGAAGGGCGGGTGCGTCAGGCCGCCGCGCGCGGCAAGCAGGCGACCGGAAAGGACATCCCGACCTTCCACGCGACCGATTTCGACCGGATGATCGAGCAGACCCGGCCGGATGTCGTCATCGTCACGACCGTCGACGGCTTCCATCATGAATACGTCATCCGCGCCATGGAGCTCGGCTGCGACGTCATCACCGAAAAACCGATGACGATCGACGCCGCGAAGTGCCAGCAAATCATCGACACGCAGCAGCGCACCGGGAAGAAGTGCACCGTCACCTTCAACTACCGCTATTCGCCCCCCCGCACCCAGGTCAAGGACATTCTCATGAGCGGCGCCATCGGCGATCTGCTCTCGGTCGACTTCCACTGGCTCCTCAACACGTTCCACGGCGCCGACTACTTCCGGCGCTGGCACAGCAACAAGCGGTTCTCCGGCGGCCTCATGGTGCACAAGGCGACGCATCATTTCGATCTGGTGAACTGGTGGCTGTCCGCGATTCCGGTTTCGGTCATGGCGAAGGGCAAGCGCGACTTCTACACGCCGGAGATGGCGCAGCGCATCGGTCTGCAAAGCTATCACGAACGCTGCCACACCTGCCCCGAAAAAAACGCCTGCGCGTTCGAGATGGATCTGTCCGCCAACCCCGGTCTCAAGGCCTTATACCTCGATAACGAGCAGTACGACGGTTACTACCGCGACAAGTGCGTCTTCCGGCCGGACATCAATATCGAGGACACGATGGTCGTGTCGGTCGAGTACGACAACAGCGTGCAGATGTCGTATTCCCTGAACGCGTTTAATGCGTGGGAAGGGTACACGATCAACTTCAACGGGACGAAGGGCCGGCTCGAACACCAGGTCGTCGAGGCCATCTACGTCAATGGCACCGATACCGTGCAGGGCGGCATCGCCGAGGGCGGCGTAACCACCCGCGTGGTGCCGCTCCGCGGCGCCCCCGTCGAGCACGAACCCTGGACGGGTGAAGGCGGCCACGGGGGCGGGGACGACGTCATGCTCGACGACATCTTCCTCCCCGAAAAGAAGATGGACAAATACAAACGAGCCGCCGACCAGCGCGCCGGCGCCTATTCGATCCTGACCGGCATCGCCGCCAACACCAGCTTCCAGACGAAGTCCGACGTCGTCATCTCCGATCTCGTGAAGAACATCGGCTACCCGGACTATCCGCAGATGCCGTCGCATGTGGCCCCGTTGCCGATGCCCGGCAAACGCAGCTAG